In a genomic window of Bemisia tabaci chromosome 1, PGI_BMITA_v3:
- the drm gene encoding protein drumstick isoform X1, which yields MFAVMQVETDDRREFRRKMRVKSEFVCKYCQRRFTKPYNLMIHERSHKENVTFSCEVCGKLFKRQDNLKEHRSIHSPNCNRVVTGFAARL from the exons ATGTTTGCGGTGATGCAAGTGGAGACGGACGACAGGCGGGAGTTCAGGAGAAAGATGCGCGTCAAGAGCGAGTTCGTTTGCAAGTACTGTCAGCGACGCTTCACCAAGCCCTACAACCTCATGATCCACGAGCGGTCGCACAAAGAGAACGTCACCTTCTCCTGCGAGGTTTGCGGCAAACTCTTCAAGAGGCAGGATAACCTCAAAGAGCACAG GTCCATTCACAGCCCGAACTGCAATAGAGTTGTCACAGGTTTTGCCGCTCGTTTATAA
- the drm gene encoding protein drumstick isoform X2 — MFAVMQVETDDRREFRRKMRVKSEFVCKYCQRRFTKPYNLMIHERSHKENVTFSCEVCGKLFKRQDNLKEHRCGWR, encoded by the exons ATGTTTGCGGTGATGCAAGTGGAGACGGACGACAGGCGGGAGTTCAGGAGAAAGATGCGCGTCAAGAGCGAGTTCGTTTGCAAGTACTGTCAGCGACGCTTCACCAAGCCCTACAACCTCATGATCCACGAGCGGTCGCACAAAGAGAACGTCACCTTCTCCTGCGAGGTTTGCGGCAAACTCTTCAAGAGGCAGGATAACCTCAAAGAGCACAG GTGTGGGTGGCGGTGA